A window of Rhododendron vialii isolate Sample 1 chromosome 13a, ASM3025357v1 contains these coding sequences:
- the LOC131312767 gene encoding glycine-rich cell wall structural protein 2-like encodes MKILTTFLIAFLLTTASLCLATRPDPSGSAQAQPKPSKHKAQNQNQNNHQGSGGGGGNDNGAGGFWGPGGGFNIPGMGSGWGPGVGGGYGAGYGGPYKGYSKGGVVKPSMVCKDKGPCYKKKLTCPAKCFTSYSHSGKNYGSGGGGGGCTMDCQKCLAYC; translated from the coding sequence ATGAAAATCCTAACCACTTTCCTCATAGCCTTTCTCCTCACCACAGCCTCCCTCTGCCTTGCCACCCGACCCGACCCCTCCGGTTCAGCCCAAGCCCAGCCCAAGCCCTCCAAACACAAGgctcaaaaccaaaaccaaaacaaccaCCAAGGGAGTGGAGGTGGCGGTGGAAATGACAATGGGGCGGGTGGGTTCTGGGGACCCGGAGGCGGGTTCAACATACCCGGGATGGGAAGCGGGTGGGGACCCGGAGTAGGCGGCGGGTACGGAGCCGGGTACGGAGGGCCTTACAAAGGGTACTCCAAAGGTGGAGTCGTGAAGCCCAGCATGGTTTGTAAGGACAAGGGCCCATGCTACAAGAAGAAGCTGACGTGTCCGGCCAAGTGCTTCACTTCCTACAGCCACTCCGGTAAGAACTACGGctccggcggcggcggcggcggttgcACCATGGACTGCCAGAAGTGCCTTGCTTACTGTTAA
- the LOC131312769 gene encoding uncharacterized protein LOC131312769 isoform X3 has translation MKRIWVLETDGEGTCGIKMTRLQFLGIICTVTLFTVYTTTNYQFLQTKIEEKSNPFFTPVGIGVSFNSLDGLPRGIIQATSDLELKPLWSKNDSKSKVNVPKSRNLLAIPVGIKQKTNVDAIVQKFLADRFTIMLLHYDANVDGWLDLEWSKKAIHIVAPNQTKWWFAKRFLHPDVVSIYDYIFLWDEDLGVENFHPGRYLKIVKSERLEISQPALDPNSTGIHHKITVRKKGKKFHTRILDAKGRSNCSEDSEGPPCTGYVEGMAPVFSRSAWPCVWHLIQNDLVHGWGMDMKLGYCAQGGRIENIGVVDSEYVLHQGIKSLGGAAAETPSNPEMSTQKPTVDVRTEVRRECTLELRKFRERWDQAVKEDRNWVDPFRRKRPNR, from the exons ATGAAGCGTATTTGGGTATTGGAGACGGATGGTGAG GGAACATGCGGAATCAAAATGACACGACTGCAGTTCTTGGGAATCATTTGCACAGTTACGTTGTTCACGGTGTACACAACTACAAATTACCAGTTTCTACAGACAAAG ATAGAGGAAAAGTCGAATCCCTTCTTCACGCCAGTG GGTATTGGCGTGTCCTTCAATAGTTTGGATGGTTTACCTCGTGGCATCATTCAAGCTACATCAGATTTGGAGTTGAAACCGCTATGGTCGAAAAATGATTCAAAGTCGAAG GTTAATGTTCCCAAATCTCGCAACTTATTGGCGATTCCAGTTGGCATTAAACAAAAGACAAATGTTGATGCTATTGTTCAAAAG TTTCTTGCAGACAGATTTACAATAATGTTATTGCACTATGACGCCAACGTGGATGGATGGCTTGATCTTGAATGGAGTAAGAAAGCTATACATATAGTAGCGCCGAACCAAACAAAATG GTGGTTTGCGAAACGTTTTCTGCATCCAGATGTTGTGTCTATTTATGACTACATATTTCTTTGGGATGAGGATTTGGGAGTGGAGAATTTTCACCCAGGAAG ATATTTGAAAATAGTGAAGTCAGAGAGACTGGAGATATCCCAGCCTGCTTTAGACCCAAATTCGACCGGTATACATCACAAGATTACAGTAcgcaaaaaaggaaagaagtttCATAC AAGAATCTTGGATGCTAAAGGTCGCTCGAATTGTTCAGAGGACAGTGAGGGGCCACCATGCACAGG ATATGTAGAGGGAATGGCTCCAGTATTTTCGAGATCTGCTTGGCCTTGTGTTTGGCATCTTATACAG AATGATCTTGTGCATGGATGGGGAATGGATATGAAACTTGGGTACTGTGCACAG GGCGGCCGAATTGAAAATATAGGAGTAGTTGACAGTGAATATGTTCTTCATCAAGGAATAAAATCACTGGGTGGTGCAGCTGCTGAAACG CCTTCAAATCCTGAGATGTCGACCCAG AAACCTACTGTCGATGTGCGAACTGAG GTACGAAGGGAATGTACGCTAGAGCTTAGAAAGTTCAGAGAGCGATGGGACCAAGCCGTGAAGGAGGACAGGAACTGGGTTGATCCATTTAGGAGAAAACGACCGAACCGATGA
- the LOC131312769 gene encoding uncharacterized protein LOC131312769 isoform X4: protein MVRGHWMCKSTQKITMGVQGTCGIKMTRLQFLGIICTVTLFTVYTTTNYQFLQTKGIGVSFNSLDGLPRGIIQATSDLELKPLWSKNDSKSKVNVPKSRNLLAIPVGIKQKTNVDAIVQKFLADRFTIMLLHYDANVDGWLDLEWSKKAIHIVAPNQTKWWFAKRFLHPDVVSIYDYIFLWDEDLGVENFHPGRYLKIVKSERLEISQPALDPNSTGIHHKITVRKKGKKFHTRILDAKGRSNCSEDSEGPPCTGYVEGMAPVFSRSAWPCVWHLIQNDLVHGWGMDMKLGYCAQGGRIENIGVVDSEYVLHQGIKSLGGAAAETPSNPEMSTQKPTVDVRTEVRRECTLELRKFRERWDQAVKEDRNWVDPFRRKRPNR from the exons ATGGTGAG AGGCCATTGGATGTGTAAAAGTACTCAAAAAATAACTATGGGAGTGCAGGGAACATGCGGAATCAAAATGACACGACTGCAGTTCTTGGGAATCATTTGCACAGTTACGTTGTTCACGGTGTACACAACTACAAATTACCAGTTTCTACAGACAAAG GGTATTGGCGTGTCCTTCAATAGTTTGGATGGTTTACCTCGTGGCATCATTCAAGCTACATCAGATTTGGAGTTGAAACCGCTATGGTCGAAAAATGATTCAAAGTCGAAG GTTAATGTTCCCAAATCTCGCAACTTATTGGCGATTCCAGTTGGCATTAAACAAAAGACAAATGTTGATGCTATTGTTCAAAAG TTTCTTGCAGACAGATTTACAATAATGTTATTGCACTATGACGCCAACGTGGATGGATGGCTTGATCTTGAATGGAGTAAGAAAGCTATACATATAGTAGCGCCGAACCAAACAAAATG GTGGTTTGCGAAACGTTTTCTGCATCCAGATGTTGTGTCTATTTATGACTACATATTTCTTTGGGATGAGGATTTGGGAGTGGAGAATTTTCACCCAGGAAG ATATTTGAAAATAGTGAAGTCAGAGAGACTGGAGATATCCCAGCCTGCTTTAGACCCAAATTCGACCGGTATACATCACAAGATTACAGTAcgcaaaaaaggaaagaagtttCATAC AAGAATCTTGGATGCTAAAGGTCGCTCGAATTGTTCAGAGGACAGTGAGGGGCCACCATGCACAGG ATATGTAGAGGGAATGGCTCCAGTATTTTCGAGATCTGCTTGGCCTTGTGTTTGGCATCTTATACAG AATGATCTTGTGCATGGATGGGGAATGGATATGAAACTTGGGTACTGTGCACAG GGCGGCCGAATTGAAAATATAGGAGTAGTTGACAGTGAATATGTTCTTCATCAAGGAATAAAATCACTGGGTGGTGCAGCTGCTGAAACG CCTTCAAATCCTGAGATGTCGACCCAG AAACCTACTGTCGATGTGCGAACTGAG GTACGAAGGGAATGTACGCTAGAGCTTAGAAAGTTCAGAGAGCGATGGGACCAAGCCGTGAAGGAGGACAGGAACTGGGTTGATCCATTTAGGAGAAAACGACCGAACCGATGA
- the LOC131312768 gene encoding secretory carrier-associated membrane protein 3-like, translating into MAGRYDPNPFDEEEQVNPFSNQAGRGKASGPSHYGGGAFYTTNPTSGLSSLPPERADFNYDRSAPIDIPLDSAADLKKKERELQAKEAELRKREQEIKRKEEAAARAGIVLEEKNWPPFFPIIHHDIANEIPIHLQKLQYVAFTTYLGLVLCLLWNIVAVTAAWIKLGDVKIWFLAIIYFVSGVPLAHLLWYRPLYRAFRSESAFKFTWFFLFYLLHVAFCTFAAVAPPIVFKGKSLTGILPAIDVISNHVIVGVFYFIGFGLFCLETVLSVWVLQQVYMYFRGSGKAAQMKRETARGVMRAAI; encoded by the exons ATGGCTGGCCGTTACGATCCCAACCCATTCGACGAGGAAGAACAAGTTAATCCCTTCTCT AACCAAGCAGGCAGGGGAAAAGCATCGGGGCCGTCCCACTATGGTGGAGGTGCATTTTATACAACT AATCCAACCTCGGGGCTTTCCTCTCTTCCCCCTGAACGTGCAGATTTCAACTATGACCGCAGTGCTCCAATTGATATTCCTCTTGATTCAGCTGCG gatttgaaaaagaaagagagggagcTGCAAGCTAAGGAGGCTGAATTGAGAAAGAGGGAACAG gaaataaaaagaaaagaagaggcaGCAGCACgag CTGGTATTGTTCTCGAGGAAAAAAATTGGCCGCCATTTTTCCCAATCATCCATCATGACATCGCAAATGAGATACCAATTCATCTACAAAAATTGCAGTATGTTGCATTTACCACATATTTGG GATTGGTACTATGTCTTCTGTGGAATATTGTAGCTGTTACTGCAGCATGGATTAAATTGGGAG ATGTAAAAATCTGGTTTCTTGCTATCATATACTTCGTATCAGGGGTCCCACTGGCACACTTGTTGTGGTACCGTCCACTCTATCGTGCCTTCAg GAGTGAAAGTGCTTTTAAGTTTACGTggttcttccttttttatttg CTTCACGTTGCTTTCTGCACTTTTGCTGCAGTTGCTCCTCCTATAGTTTTCAAAGGGAAATCTCTAAC TGGTATCCTGCCAGCAATAGATGTCATAAGTAATCATGTTATAGTTGGG GTATTCTACTTCATAGGATTTGGGTTATTCTGCCTTGAAACGGTTCTCAGCGTATGGGTTCTTCAG CAAGTTTATATGTATTTCCGAGGGAGTGGGAAGGCTGCACAGATGAAGCGCGAGACTGCAAGGGGAGTGATGAGAGCAGCGATATGA
- the LOC131312769 gene encoding uncharacterized protein LOC131312769 isoform X5, translating into MKRIWVLETDGEGTCGIKMTRLQFLGIICTVTLFTVYTTTNYQFLQTKGIGVSFNSLDGLPRGIIQATSDLELKPLWSKNDSKSKVNVPKSRNLLAIPVGIKQKTNVDAIVQKFLADRFTIMLLHYDANVDGWLDLEWSKKAIHIVAPNQTKWWFAKRFLHPDVVSIYDYIFLWDEDLGVENFHPGRYLKIVKSERLEISQPALDPNSTGIHHKITVRKKGKKFHTRILDAKGRSNCSEDSEGPPCTGYVEGMAPVFSRSAWPCVWHLIQNDLVHGWGMDMKLGYCAQGGRIENIGVVDSEYVLHQGIKSLGGAAAETPSNPEMSTQKPTVDVRTEVRRECTLELRKFRERWDQAVKEDRNWVDPFRRKRPNR; encoded by the exons ATGAAGCGTATTTGGGTATTGGAGACGGATGGTGAG GGAACATGCGGAATCAAAATGACACGACTGCAGTTCTTGGGAATCATTTGCACAGTTACGTTGTTCACGGTGTACACAACTACAAATTACCAGTTTCTACAGACAAAG GGTATTGGCGTGTCCTTCAATAGTTTGGATGGTTTACCTCGTGGCATCATTCAAGCTACATCAGATTTGGAGTTGAAACCGCTATGGTCGAAAAATGATTCAAAGTCGAAG GTTAATGTTCCCAAATCTCGCAACTTATTGGCGATTCCAGTTGGCATTAAACAAAAGACAAATGTTGATGCTATTGTTCAAAAG TTTCTTGCAGACAGATTTACAATAATGTTATTGCACTATGACGCCAACGTGGATGGATGGCTTGATCTTGAATGGAGTAAGAAAGCTATACATATAGTAGCGCCGAACCAAACAAAATG GTGGTTTGCGAAACGTTTTCTGCATCCAGATGTTGTGTCTATTTATGACTACATATTTCTTTGGGATGAGGATTTGGGAGTGGAGAATTTTCACCCAGGAAG ATATTTGAAAATAGTGAAGTCAGAGAGACTGGAGATATCCCAGCCTGCTTTAGACCCAAATTCGACCGGTATACATCACAAGATTACAGTAcgcaaaaaaggaaagaagtttCATAC AAGAATCTTGGATGCTAAAGGTCGCTCGAATTGTTCAGAGGACAGTGAGGGGCCACCATGCACAGG ATATGTAGAGGGAATGGCTCCAGTATTTTCGAGATCTGCTTGGCCTTGTGTTTGGCATCTTATACAG AATGATCTTGTGCATGGATGGGGAATGGATATGAAACTTGGGTACTGTGCACAG GGCGGCCGAATTGAAAATATAGGAGTAGTTGACAGTGAATATGTTCTTCATCAAGGAATAAAATCACTGGGTGGTGCAGCTGCTGAAACG CCTTCAAATCCTGAGATGTCGACCCAG AAACCTACTGTCGATGTGCGAACTGAG GTACGAAGGGAATGTACGCTAGAGCTTAGAAAGTTCAGAGAGCGATGGGACCAAGCCGTGAAGGAGGACAGGAACTGGGTTGATCCATTTAGGAGAAAACGACCGAACCGATGA
- the LOC131312769 gene encoding uncharacterized protein LOC131312769 isoform X2 produces MRGHWMCKSTQKITMGVQGTCGIKMTRLQFLGIICTVTLFTVYTTTNYQFLQTKIEEKSNPFFTPVGIGVSFNSLDGLPRGIIQATSDLELKPLWSKNDSKSKVNVPKSRNLLAIPVGIKQKTNVDAIVQKFLADRFTIMLLHYDANVDGWLDLEWSKKAIHIVAPNQTKWWFAKRFLHPDVVSIYDYIFLWDEDLGVENFHPGRYLKIVKSERLEISQPALDPNSTGIHHKITVRKKGKKFHTRILDAKGRSNCSEDSEGPPCTGYVEGMAPVFSRSAWPCVWHLIQNDLVHGWGMDMKLGYCAQGGRIENIGVVDSEYVLHQGIKSLGGAAAETPSNPEMSTQKPTVDVRTEVRRECTLELRKFRERWDQAVKEDRNWVDPFRRKRPNR; encoded by the exons ATGAG AGGCCATTGGATGTGTAAAAGTACTCAAAAAATAACTATGGGAGTGCAGGGAACATGCGGAATCAAAATGACACGACTGCAGTTCTTGGGAATCATTTGCACAGTTACGTTGTTCACGGTGTACACAACTACAAATTACCAGTTTCTACAGACAAAG ATAGAGGAAAAGTCGAATCCCTTCTTCACGCCAGTG GGTATTGGCGTGTCCTTCAATAGTTTGGATGGTTTACCTCGTGGCATCATTCAAGCTACATCAGATTTGGAGTTGAAACCGCTATGGTCGAAAAATGATTCAAAGTCGAAG GTTAATGTTCCCAAATCTCGCAACTTATTGGCGATTCCAGTTGGCATTAAACAAAAGACAAATGTTGATGCTATTGTTCAAAAG TTTCTTGCAGACAGATTTACAATAATGTTATTGCACTATGACGCCAACGTGGATGGATGGCTTGATCTTGAATGGAGTAAGAAAGCTATACATATAGTAGCGCCGAACCAAACAAAATG GTGGTTTGCGAAACGTTTTCTGCATCCAGATGTTGTGTCTATTTATGACTACATATTTCTTTGGGATGAGGATTTGGGAGTGGAGAATTTTCACCCAGGAAG ATATTTGAAAATAGTGAAGTCAGAGAGACTGGAGATATCCCAGCCTGCTTTAGACCCAAATTCGACCGGTATACATCACAAGATTACAGTAcgcaaaaaaggaaagaagtttCATAC AAGAATCTTGGATGCTAAAGGTCGCTCGAATTGTTCAGAGGACAGTGAGGGGCCACCATGCACAGG ATATGTAGAGGGAATGGCTCCAGTATTTTCGAGATCTGCTTGGCCTTGTGTTTGGCATCTTATACAG AATGATCTTGTGCATGGATGGGGAATGGATATGAAACTTGGGTACTGTGCACAG GGCGGCCGAATTGAAAATATAGGAGTAGTTGACAGTGAATATGTTCTTCATCAAGGAATAAAATCACTGGGTGGTGCAGCTGCTGAAACG CCTTCAAATCCTGAGATGTCGACCCAG AAACCTACTGTCGATGTGCGAACTGAG GTACGAAGGGAATGTACGCTAGAGCTTAGAAAGTTCAGAGAGCGATGGGACCAAGCCGTGAAGGAGGACAGGAACTGGGTTGATCCATTTAGGAGAAAACGACCGAACCGATGA
- the LOC131312769 gene encoding uncharacterized protein LOC131312769 isoform X1 — protein MVRGHWMCKSTQKITMGVQGTCGIKMTRLQFLGIICTVTLFTVYTTTNYQFLQTKIEEKSNPFFTPVGIGVSFNSLDGLPRGIIQATSDLELKPLWSKNDSKSKVNVPKSRNLLAIPVGIKQKTNVDAIVQKFLADRFTIMLLHYDANVDGWLDLEWSKKAIHIVAPNQTKWWFAKRFLHPDVVSIYDYIFLWDEDLGVENFHPGRYLKIVKSERLEISQPALDPNSTGIHHKITVRKKGKKFHTRILDAKGRSNCSEDSEGPPCTGYVEGMAPVFSRSAWPCVWHLIQNDLVHGWGMDMKLGYCAQGGRIENIGVVDSEYVLHQGIKSLGGAAAETPSNPEMSTQKPTVDVRTEVRRECTLELRKFRERWDQAVKEDRNWVDPFRRKRPNR, from the exons ATGGTGAG AGGCCATTGGATGTGTAAAAGTACTCAAAAAATAACTATGGGAGTGCAGGGAACATGCGGAATCAAAATGACACGACTGCAGTTCTTGGGAATCATTTGCACAGTTACGTTGTTCACGGTGTACACAACTACAAATTACCAGTTTCTACAGACAAAG ATAGAGGAAAAGTCGAATCCCTTCTTCACGCCAGTG GGTATTGGCGTGTCCTTCAATAGTTTGGATGGTTTACCTCGTGGCATCATTCAAGCTACATCAGATTTGGAGTTGAAACCGCTATGGTCGAAAAATGATTCAAAGTCGAAG GTTAATGTTCCCAAATCTCGCAACTTATTGGCGATTCCAGTTGGCATTAAACAAAAGACAAATGTTGATGCTATTGTTCAAAAG TTTCTTGCAGACAGATTTACAATAATGTTATTGCACTATGACGCCAACGTGGATGGATGGCTTGATCTTGAATGGAGTAAGAAAGCTATACATATAGTAGCGCCGAACCAAACAAAATG GTGGTTTGCGAAACGTTTTCTGCATCCAGATGTTGTGTCTATTTATGACTACATATTTCTTTGGGATGAGGATTTGGGAGTGGAGAATTTTCACCCAGGAAG ATATTTGAAAATAGTGAAGTCAGAGAGACTGGAGATATCCCAGCCTGCTTTAGACCCAAATTCGACCGGTATACATCACAAGATTACAGTAcgcaaaaaaggaaagaagtttCATAC AAGAATCTTGGATGCTAAAGGTCGCTCGAATTGTTCAGAGGACAGTGAGGGGCCACCATGCACAGG ATATGTAGAGGGAATGGCTCCAGTATTTTCGAGATCTGCTTGGCCTTGTGTTTGGCATCTTATACAG AATGATCTTGTGCATGGATGGGGAATGGATATGAAACTTGGGTACTGTGCACAG GGCGGCCGAATTGAAAATATAGGAGTAGTTGACAGTGAATATGTTCTTCATCAAGGAATAAAATCACTGGGTGGTGCAGCTGCTGAAACG CCTTCAAATCCTGAGATGTCGACCCAG AAACCTACTGTCGATGTGCGAACTGAG GTACGAAGGGAATGTACGCTAGAGCTTAGAAAGTTCAGAGAGCGATGGGACCAAGCCGTGAAGGAGGACAGGAACTGGGTTGATCCATTTAGGAGAAAACGACCGAACCGATGA
- the LOC131312769 gene encoding uncharacterized protein LOC131312769 isoform X7 yields MTRLQFLGIICTVTLFTVYTTTNYQFLQTKGIGVSFNSLDGLPRGIIQATSDLELKPLWSKNDSKSKVNVPKSRNLLAIPVGIKQKTNVDAIVQKFLADRFTIMLLHYDANVDGWLDLEWSKKAIHIVAPNQTKWWFAKRFLHPDVVSIYDYIFLWDEDLGVENFHPGRYLKIVKSERLEISQPALDPNSTGIHHKITVRKKGKKFHTRILDAKGRSNCSEDSEGPPCTGYVEGMAPVFSRSAWPCVWHLIQNDLVHGWGMDMKLGYCAQGGRIENIGVVDSEYVLHQGIKSLGGAAAETPSNPEMSTQKPTVDVRTEVRRECTLELRKFRERWDQAVKEDRNWVDPFRRKRPNR; encoded by the exons ATGACACGACTGCAGTTCTTGGGAATCATTTGCACAGTTACGTTGTTCACGGTGTACACAACTACAAATTACCAGTTTCTACAGACAAAG GGTATTGGCGTGTCCTTCAATAGTTTGGATGGTTTACCTCGTGGCATCATTCAAGCTACATCAGATTTGGAGTTGAAACCGCTATGGTCGAAAAATGATTCAAAGTCGAAG GTTAATGTTCCCAAATCTCGCAACTTATTGGCGATTCCAGTTGGCATTAAACAAAAGACAAATGTTGATGCTATTGTTCAAAAG TTTCTTGCAGACAGATTTACAATAATGTTATTGCACTATGACGCCAACGTGGATGGATGGCTTGATCTTGAATGGAGTAAGAAAGCTATACATATAGTAGCGCCGAACCAAACAAAATG GTGGTTTGCGAAACGTTTTCTGCATCCAGATGTTGTGTCTATTTATGACTACATATTTCTTTGGGATGAGGATTTGGGAGTGGAGAATTTTCACCCAGGAAG ATATTTGAAAATAGTGAAGTCAGAGAGACTGGAGATATCCCAGCCTGCTTTAGACCCAAATTCGACCGGTATACATCACAAGATTACAGTAcgcaaaaaaggaaagaagtttCATAC AAGAATCTTGGATGCTAAAGGTCGCTCGAATTGTTCAGAGGACAGTGAGGGGCCACCATGCACAGG ATATGTAGAGGGAATGGCTCCAGTATTTTCGAGATCTGCTTGGCCTTGTGTTTGGCATCTTATACAG AATGATCTTGTGCATGGATGGGGAATGGATATGAAACTTGGGTACTGTGCACAG GGCGGCCGAATTGAAAATATAGGAGTAGTTGACAGTGAATATGTTCTTCATCAAGGAATAAAATCACTGGGTGGTGCAGCTGCTGAAACG CCTTCAAATCCTGAGATGTCGACCCAG AAACCTACTGTCGATGTGCGAACTGAG GTACGAAGGGAATGTACGCTAGAGCTTAGAAAGTTCAGAGAGCGATGGGACCAAGCCGTGAAGGAGGACAGGAACTGGGTTGATCCATTTAGGAGAAAACGACCGAACCGATGA
- the LOC131312769 gene encoding uncharacterized protein LOC131312769 isoform X6, protein MTRLQFLGIICTVTLFTVYTTTNYQFLQTKIEEKSNPFFTPVGIGVSFNSLDGLPRGIIQATSDLELKPLWSKNDSKSKVNVPKSRNLLAIPVGIKQKTNVDAIVQKFLADRFTIMLLHYDANVDGWLDLEWSKKAIHIVAPNQTKWWFAKRFLHPDVVSIYDYIFLWDEDLGVENFHPGRYLKIVKSERLEISQPALDPNSTGIHHKITVRKKGKKFHTRILDAKGRSNCSEDSEGPPCTGYVEGMAPVFSRSAWPCVWHLIQNDLVHGWGMDMKLGYCAQGGRIENIGVVDSEYVLHQGIKSLGGAAAETPSNPEMSTQKPTVDVRTEVRRECTLELRKFRERWDQAVKEDRNWVDPFRRKRPNR, encoded by the exons ATGACACGACTGCAGTTCTTGGGAATCATTTGCACAGTTACGTTGTTCACGGTGTACACAACTACAAATTACCAGTTTCTACAGACAAAG ATAGAGGAAAAGTCGAATCCCTTCTTCACGCCAGTG GGTATTGGCGTGTCCTTCAATAGTTTGGATGGTTTACCTCGTGGCATCATTCAAGCTACATCAGATTTGGAGTTGAAACCGCTATGGTCGAAAAATGATTCAAAGTCGAAG GTTAATGTTCCCAAATCTCGCAACTTATTGGCGATTCCAGTTGGCATTAAACAAAAGACAAATGTTGATGCTATTGTTCAAAAG TTTCTTGCAGACAGATTTACAATAATGTTATTGCACTATGACGCCAACGTGGATGGATGGCTTGATCTTGAATGGAGTAAGAAAGCTATACATATAGTAGCGCCGAACCAAACAAAATG GTGGTTTGCGAAACGTTTTCTGCATCCAGATGTTGTGTCTATTTATGACTACATATTTCTTTGGGATGAGGATTTGGGAGTGGAGAATTTTCACCCAGGAAG ATATTTGAAAATAGTGAAGTCAGAGAGACTGGAGATATCCCAGCCTGCTTTAGACCCAAATTCGACCGGTATACATCACAAGATTACAGTAcgcaaaaaaggaaagaagtttCATAC AAGAATCTTGGATGCTAAAGGTCGCTCGAATTGTTCAGAGGACAGTGAGGGGCCACCATGCACAGG ATATGTAGAGGGAATGGCTCCAGTATTTTCGAGATCTGCTTGGCCTTGTGTTTGGCATCTTATACAG AATGATCTTGTGCATGGATGGGGAATGGATATGAAACTTGGGTACTGTGCACAG GGCGGCCGAATTGAAAATATAGGAGTAGTTGACAGTGAATATGTTCTTCATCAAGGAATAAAATCACTGGGTGGTGCAGCTGCTGAAACG CCTTCAAATCCTGAGATGTCGACCCAG AAACCTACTGTCGATGTGCGAACTGAG GTACGAAGGGAATGTACGCTAGAGCTTAGAAAGTTCAGAGAGCGATGGGACCAAGCCGTGAAGGAGGACAGGAACTGGGTTGATCCATTTAGGAGAAAACGACCGAACCGATGA